A portion of the Symphalangus syndactylus isolate Jambi chromosome 13, NHGRI_mSymSyn1-v2.1_pri, whole genome shotgun sequence genome contains these proteins:
- the LOC129460239 gene encoding transcriptional adapter 2-alpha-like isoform X2, translating to MERRYPKEVHDLYETMRRLARIVGPVEHDKFTESHALEFKLRREIKRLQEYRTAGITNFCSAITYDHLKKTREEEHLKCTMLSEVLQYIQDSSACQQWLRRQADIDSGLSRSIPMASNSGRRSAPPLNLTGLPGTEKLNEKEKELCQMVRFVPGAYLEYKSALLNECNKQGGLRLAQARALIKIDVNKIWKIYDFLIREGYITKG from the coding sequence ATGGAAAGGCGGTATCCCAAGGAGGTCCATGACCTGTATGAAACAATGAGGCGACTTGCAAGAATCGTGGGGCCAGTGGAACATGACAAATTCACTGAAAGCCATGCATTGGAATTCAAACTTCGAAGAGAAATCAAGAGGCTCCAAGAATACAGGACAGCAGGCATTACCAATTTTTGTAGTGCCATAACCTACGATCACCTCAAGAAGACACGGGAGGAAGAGCACCTTAAATGCACTATGCTCTCAGAAGTTCTCCAGTATATCCAGGACAGTAGTGCTTGCCAGCAGTGGCTCCGCCGGCAAGCTGACATTGATTCCGGCCTGAGTCGTTCCATTCCAATGGCTTCGAATTCAGGTAGACGGAGTGCACCACCCTTGAACCTCACTGGCCTCCCTGGCACAGAGAagctgaatgaaaaagaaaaggagctcTGTCAGATGGTGAGATTTGTCCCTGGAGCTTATTTAGAATACAAATCTGCTCTATTGAACGAATGTAACAAGCAAGGAGGCTTAAGACTGGCGCAGGCAAGAGCACTCATCAAGATAGATGTGAACAAAATCTGGAAAATCTATGACTTCCTCATCCGAGAAGGATACATCACTAAAGGCTAA